The genomic region CACGTCCCCTTATCTCCCACACTCAATTTAGGCGGTACGAGTTCTTTTACCAATTGCCAAAAATATTGAATTGGAGGAATATTGAGACGATCTTGAGTTGTCACCATGACGACTTGGCGAGATAAGCTCGAACCCGTGGCAAGAGAATCACCATTGGTAGTGGCAATTGGGCGAACGGCAAGAGTAGGGTCTAGACACGCTTCTACTAGGGCAGACTGCGGCAATAAAGCGATCAGTTCTCCTTGTCGCGCTACTCCGCGAAAGGCATCGAGAGTATTCACTTCCAGCACGGCTTGGAGCGTAGCACCCAGGCGATCGAAACGTTCTTGTACTAGGCGCTGCATCCCGTAACCATCTTTAAATACAACTTGAGGATAGCGGATTAGCTCCGACCAGGGGACTTGCTCGTATTGTGCCAACGGATGATTTGCTCCCACCAAAACCTCAATGGATTCATCGTATAGCACTTGCGTCACCATTTCTGGGCTAGTCGTCAAGAAACGGTTATTCATCACGATCGCCAGATCTACTAATCCATCCTTGAGGACTTTTAAAGCGCGATCGCTACCCAACGCCGTAACGCGCAGTTGGACATCGGGATAATTACGACAGAATTTTTGTAGTACTGGAGGTAAATAGTGGGCGCACAAAGAATGGATTGCTGCAACACACAGTTCCGGTTGTTTTCCCGCCATCAAATCTGCTAGCTCTTCCGTAACGTA from Chroococcidiopsis sp. SAG 2025 harbors:
- a CDS encoding LysR family transcriptional regulator; its protein translation is MRLEQLQAFLAIAESGSFQQAARKCGVTQSTISRQIQALEADLEVQLFHRTAQAKLTLAGERLLPRARKICQEWRYVTEELADLMAGKQPELCVAAIHSLCAHYLPPVLQKFCRNYPDVQLRVTALGSDRALKVLKDGLVDLAIVMNNRFLTTSPEMVTQVLYDESIEVLVGANHPLAQYEQVPWSELIRYPQVVFKDGYGMQRLVQERFDRLGATLQAVLEVNTLDAFRGVARQGELIALLPQSALVEACLDPTLAVRPIATTNGDSLATGSSLSRQVVMVTTQDRLNIPPIQYFWQLVKELVPPKLSVGDKGTWGDQGDGEDEGDEGFYIAPTLMASYNGNAIS